From a single Pyxicephalus adspersus chromosome 11, UCB_Pads_2.0, whole genome shotgun sequence genomic region:
- the CD79A gene encoding B-cell antigen receptor complex-associated protein alpha chain encodes MEVKLSYVLCYAVASFLLVAIPVIPSHGLEMERVPTSITVNPGESARIPCNFHSTQNVTITWLLFQRVMNRSEKSYYYYIDTHSLSDKSKDLVLNKIQVNQSGLYRCQVFFNNKTYNSCGTYLRVKEPPIYLFFNVGEATKNRVITAEGILLLFCAIIPGTFLLYKKRFENLNSLSLKQSEGENLYEGLNLEDCSMYEDISRGLQATYEDVGSLRAGDIQLEKP; translated from the exons ATGGAGGTCAAACTCTCTTACGTATTATGCTATGCTGTGGCTTCTTTTCTCCTGGTTGCCATCCCAG tgATTCCATCTCATGGTCTGGAGATGGAAAGAGTACCAACCTCCATAACTGTCAATCCCGGAGAAAGTGCAAGAATTCCATGTAACTTTCACAGCACTCAAAATGTGACCATCACCTGGCTTCTGTTCCAGCGTGTAATGAACCGATCAGAAAAAAGCTATTACTACTACATAGACACACATTCCTTATCAGACAAGTCAAAAGATctggttttaaacaaaatacaggtGAATCAGAGTGGCCTATATAGGTGCCaggtgttttttaataataaaacctacAATTCCTGTGGGACCTACCTGAGGGTCAAAG AACCTCCAATTTACCTCTTTTTTAATGTCGGGGAAGCTACAAAGAACAGAGTAATCACAGCCGAGGGTATACTGTTGCTGTTCTGTGCCATAATACCTGGGACATTTCTGCTGTACAAG AAACGCTTTGAAAATCTTAATTCACTGTCTCTGAAGCAATCAGAGGGGGAGAATCTTTATGAG GGGCTAAATCTGGAGGATTGCTCCATGTATGAAGACATTTCCCGTGGTCTACAGGCCACCTATGAGGATGTAGGCTCCCTGCGGGCTGGTGACATCCAACTGGAGAAGCCTTGA